The genomic stretch CTTAGCTACAAGTTTATATGTTTAGTCAATTATAAGGTCAGGGCCAAGTCAAAGTCCCGGACCGAACCGACTTAAAAGGCTTACGGGCGGTTTCACTGGCCTCCGCGCTCGCGCCCCGGAGTCGTCGAGAAGAAAATGTACTGATCTACgtaaaaggaagagagaatatTAGCCTCACGTATTTGGCTGTATAGTATGAGGAAATGTGGTAAGAGTCCTCGCGCATCTGGTCACGACATCAGACAGAATCCAGGCACTGACATTGGTGTTAATGGCCACCCAGAAAAGGTTATGAAGATGGTTTGAGGACTCTTGTAATTAAAGGTAGTCAAACATCTACCGCCATTGTGCGCCTCGTAACCTTCCCCGGTTAACTATGTCGACGGCCACCATTCTTAACTTCTTATGGACAATGATCCGAATATTCAGTAGCATCTCTTCTGAAAATCCTACGAATCTTCCTCGTCCCTCCAAGGTGAGCACCCAAGggaaaagactcaattgaaagaaaatggaagagtggacattttccttttgtttgatcGAACTCATTCGATTACCAATCTTAGTTTCCACTCATAATCCTCGTCCCTTCATCTACTCATTCCATAAGCTGAATTTCTCTGTCCTATATATTCTGTTATCTGTTAACCCAAGGTCCTGTATGAACTTAGATATTCGTAGGTCGTTGGATATCTTCCATATCGGGTTTACTTTCGAGTGATCGCCGAGCAACTGCGTCCCATGGAGACTCCTCCTTCTCCATCCTATGTTATCATCGCGTATGACGCTACGAAAGTAATCAGTGAGGACGACTTTGGGGTGACGCTCAACAGCGTGCAAACGAGAGGCGACATTCTTCGAGGAGGCGACACCATCGTCGTGCTTGGGGTGCTACATAAGGTGCCACACCCTAGTAAGTATCGACGTATCGTGTTATTGGGTTGCGATTACTTCAGTGCTGCGTTTAACAAACTAGAAAGTCCATCAACGTTCAAAGTTTGATTTGCTTTGGACGCTTTTATTAGTCTTTTGACTTCATCGTTCTTATTTTTTGGAGTGTATCGTCAATACTTAGAGAAAGGTCAAGTTCTTTTCATCAGCAGAAGAAAAATTCAACATTCCctataaatttatgattgaggATGTATTATTTTCCTTTGCATAGTGGGGTATCACATTTTAGCCAGATCCGATGTTTCATCGATTCGTGCAATGGAGGAAGAAGTCTCCAAGAAGATTGACTCTTTTGAAAACATGTTATTGCAGAGTGCTGAGAAGTGTGAAGACCAAGGGGTAATATCTTTTCAACTGTGTATAGCCGAATTGATGTTATGTAACTTCATatttctgcctttttttttaaaattagagcTCTAGGGTTTGAGCTTAGGATTTAGAGTTTTAGGGTTTGAGGGTTTAGGTGAAGGGAGCAAAGAGAACATCACATTGTTCTCCATTACATGCATAGATATTCAAAGAGATAAAGCTAATCATTCTTCCCATGTACTTTTTGTAATTCAGGTAAGTTTTGAGATCAAAATAACAGTAGGAGACCCACTTAAGCACGTGATTCTCCAAGAGGCCATAACCTGCAATGCAACTTGGGTCATTCTTGACAGGTATATCTAACGCTACTTTTAAATCTTGTGAATTCATCATCTCCTGGCGCGTAAATGTCCGAATGTTTTTCTTGGATAAAAGGTTTTCACATTGGCCTAGCAATGTAGTCATGAGGATACCATATTGTGGTTGATAATCCTGACAGGCACTTAAGACGGGACTTGAGGTTTTACCAAAAACATATACCTTGCAAAGTTGCACTGGTTCAAGATAGTCTGTCGGTGGAAATTTTGAGGACTGAAACCGCGATCGAGACGAACTCGATCGAGCCCAAGTCGTTCTACACTATTACTAAGTCCGTACTGTCAGTTGCTAGACATGTCGCGGAGATCACCGAGCAACCCGACATCTCCCACGGGACTGAATCCTCGTCCAATGATGCTATACAAGGCTCTGACATGCTCAATACCGACACGACTTCATCTGaaatgggtaatttcccattATTCTTTTGTAATATGTTTATTTTAGATTACGTCTAATCTTTGATTATAGGGTAAGTTTGCTCAACCTGTTTTAAGTAGTTGATTGTTGCTGGATGTAAATTCACTTGAGATAAGATAATTGTTCGTTTTCTCTTTTTGTGGGTGATTCAGGAAGGCCGACTAAAGAGGAGAACAATATCATCTCGATCTATCAAGGCATCCGGAAAAAGACCACCCCTAAGCGAAGATTCTCCGAAGCGCCGATCCTTTGTGCAAGGTGTGGCACGCGGACCAAACCATATATCAAGGATTCTATGCCTTTCAACTTCAACGAGATACAGCTCGCAACCAAGGATTTCTCTAAGGATAACTTGGTCGGAGAAGGTGGGTATGGTTACGTCTACAAGGGCGTGCTCAACGACGGTCAGGTGATTGCGGCGAAGGTGCGGAAGGAGGCCAGTGCGCAAGGGTTCATGGAGTTCAATTCCGAGATACACGTGCTGAGTTTCGTGCGCCACAAGAACATTGTGATGCTGTTGGGCTACTGTTGCAAGGAGAACCTCAATGTGCTGGTGTATGAATTCATCTGCAACAAATCCCTTGACTGGCATTTATTTGGTAATTGATGTTTCCTTAATTTGAAACCTAAACCAAACTTCAATTTATCAATCTTGCTGGTCATGGGTTCTGATAATTACTTGAGAAGTGCCTTTTTCGTAGACAATCCAACAAGTGTCTTAGAGTGGCACCGGCGACACGCGATAGCCATCGGAACGGCAAAAGGTCTGCGCTTTCTACACGAAGAGTGCCGCGGCGGCCCGATAATCCATCGCGACATGCGACCCAGTAACATATTGCTCACGCACGAGTTCGTGCCCATGGTAACTATAAGCCAATTCGAGTTTGTTCCTATTCACCAAATTAAATCCATGCCTTTGCAATGTTCTAGGTGAATCATACGTTTCTGGGTCTGATTGAACTTCCTGGTTTCACACAGCTAGGAGACTTTGGCCTAGCTAAGTGGAAAACAAGTGATGATCCAGAGCACACCAGGATTCTTGGAACTTTAGGGTGAGGATGAATTTGTCATTTGAGTGGATTATTAGAGAAAGAGTTGCGCGTTTTTATACTTAGTTTCTAGTTTAAAGCTAAGATTTTTTTTGCTGAAATTTGCAGGTACTTGGCACCAGAATATGCAGAGAATGGTACGGTTTCGATAAGAACAGATGTGTATGCATTTGGGATGGTTCTCTTACAACTCATGTCCGGGCGCAAGGTAGTTGACCCTAAGAGGGACGAGCCATATCAGTCTCTGAGACAGTGGGTAATGTTCATTCATTAATCAGGTCTTCAAGCTTTCGAGCaacgtttaatttaatttggtCCTAACATTTTATGCATCTTCCGGCCGGTCTTCTCCCCCCTTATAAATTCTTTTATCTATCGAGTGGTGTCGCAGGCGGAGCCACTCCTCGATGAGATGAAACTGCAGGAGCTTGTCGATGAACGGATCGGCGAGTCGCACGACCCATACGAGCTCTACCGCATGGCTAAAGCGACGCGCTTGTGCCTGAAAAGGAATCCCGAGCAACGACCCTCGATGGGAGAGgtaatctcaaaatttttgtgcaGCCGCGAAAACCCACCTAGACGAGTGatttcatttttatcttctttcacTAAGATCCATATGAAAAGAGTCCTTTGCTTTGCTGTTACAGGTTGTGCAGATCCTTGAAGGGCAGAGCAATCGACTCCAAAACTAGAGGGAGCATCGAAGTAATTATCTTTAGTTTTCCCTTAAACCTCCCTTTTAATGTTTATGGAGGTATGTCTTGTGCCTCACCCAGTAAAATGCACACCTCCATACAATAATGAGTGCCCACTTTTTTGCATCATGTGTATGTTAGCAACGACCTCGCTGCGTTTCTTTGTCCGTGCAGGACAAATacccacatgaaaaaaaaagaaagtctaaactttaggtccaatgcTATGAATCAAAATCACCTTGTGACGCTCCAAAGTTCGACAGTGTGGCCTTCGGAGCACAATTTTGGTACCACTCCACTCCCCTCCCTGGGTTGATTCTCCATTCATACTCTGGTGCATTACTTGTGTTAATTAGGGCTCTACGTCAAAGGATAACCGTGTCGGTCCGCGTATATGCGTTGAGTCCCGCAGTCGTTTCAGTCCCTAGATTAAGAAGTTCGGCGCAGTTGTTTCATGTCTGAACGAGTTCGCCATTCACTTCCTTTAGAAGAGCTTAAAGAATCTTGAAATGACTTGCTGCAATGGTCATGATCTCGTGATTCAAGTACTAAGACACCGAATTTTAGTAGGGTATGGATCAACTTTGACCTTTTAGGAATAGGATCAGAAAGTTTATGTGCCCGTTCCCCTCTTTCTtagagaaaaagtaaaaacaaaagagagagcttGTATTATAgatttatttgagcaaaaagtgtTGCTTCTTCTTACACTATGAACAAAACAATATCATGCCTCTTTATGTCTTTCATGGCGCAGGCTGAAAATACTcatgaaaagatttttttgttgGTGAAAATTGTAATTATTATAAAGCAGATGAAATATAGCAGCTTAGGGGCACCTCCAGCATTGCAAAAGGAGCTAATAATTCGAAAAGATGGAGATAGGAAGTCTCCGAATTGTAGCCAAAACGATATTTGTCTAGGAAGGTCTGATTTTCTGGTAGAGCGAAGCTCGACCTTTTACATTTTTACGCACCTTAATCAGAATAATATGTAAGTCAGTTGACTTGTTTTGAAACTATCTCATATTGCCGTTCCGTCCAAATGCAATTTATGGTTGCTAGGAAGGATAACTCGAGGAGTCTGGCCACCAAATCTTTTCCCCTAATCATCCATTGAAGTTCCTCATTCCATCGTCCTAAAGTCCCGTACTCATGAAAAGATTGTTAAagctttctctctttttttttcctctctctctctctcgtgcccTATGCATCATCTTCCATCTTCCTGGACGTGTGTCCTCTTACTTTCCATGCGCATCTTcaaagtgtttttcttttttctctttcccaatCGCAATCATGTCTCGAGGCATTCTGTGTGTATGGAGTTGAACAAACACACAGTACTCCGCGAACGTTCATCTGCAtccgaagagagagaaagaaaccaGTCTTTCCTATCGCATTTGGTGTTTTCAGGCCCTTTTAGACCACTCTAAGCAAATCGGATCTCGAATCATGGAAGTCTTCGAACCCGGTACCAATCGAATTCGTTTCTATTTTCCGTACAGTCTTGAACTTTGATTAAAGTATACCAACGATTGCTGaactcttactttttttttctttgcacaAGCAGTCCTTGCATGAACACGACGACTCTAATCAGAGATTAAAGAACGAAGTTAATCACTGAAATAAATTGTATGCAGATCATCGCGTGTTGCACGCTTGAACAGAGATGACAGAACTACTTTGTCGGACGAACGAGATGATGCACGaagtaaaagaagaaggaggaggaggaatcgTCATGGGTTATGTCATAACCATTCATTAAGAAATGAAGCAAGTTAAGGTTGTcaatttaccataaaaaaaatgagggatCCATGCCATGTCATGGAGAATCATTTGGTTGGGGAATTTTGATCAATCCTGAGAAGGGGTGGTGGAGAAACGGGGAGGGCCTTGATCCACTCAAAACATGGGAAAAGCCAGACAAAAGACAGGATCCAATGCCCACGTTTTATTCTCTTGAAACCTTCATagttcatttttcttaatatttttcctgattttgggaaaaaaaatgtatttaaatAAATGTGTAAACTCACTCTTCAGGTGATATTTAAGTGATATCGCGCACAAAAATTATCACAAGACAAATAATATATTCGaacaggtaatttttttttttttgggtcaagtgACTAAAATACGTTTGATACTTTTTGAGGATGTGAACGATATAAAATCCGTAAAATAACATCGGAGAATAATCGTTCGCCCATATTTAATTCGGTGGATCCGTATAATGTTAAGAGTAGTGCTTTTGGCCTAATTGCATCTTTCCCCCCATCTCTTTGAGGTTGGATTTCTTTACTtcctatttccttttcttctctttatcttATAGACATACTTTGCCTCTACATCAAATTTAAGGTAAGGCGCGATGCTTTTTCTCGAGTGTGAATAGAGGAGTAAGCATATTAGTTCCTCCCATTTCCCATTTCTCTAATCCGTAGAGTTAAATCACACTGACCGACTTCTCTACTTTTTCCGAAGGAAAAAAGATATTTACATACAAAACGAACTATACCGagcagagagaaaatgaaggaaacatcgattaaaaaaacaataaaaggcGGAATAGTTCTCATACATGCTCGACTCATGTGAGCTCGAGGCATATGAGATGTTAGATTAGTCTGATCATGTATGATTTCACCAAATCGACATGTCTAGTTGACCCATGCAAGTTGAGTACAATGGATAAATTTGGTTTTGTTTAAAAATCgcggcttttttattttttcctaatGTCTTTTCGTTTCGTCCTCCACCAGTCAAAATTTGGAAGGATTTTACTCAGAAGTGCACGCAGGTACTCGTTAAGTAAATAACAAGtaaaatttcatagattttactGTGTTATATATGTTCCTAGTCAAATATGTTCATTAAGGCTGAGGATTATGTGCCTCCGACAGTGATTAGAGCTATGGACAGGACAGCGACGGCCAGCACATGTCGGATCTAAACGGCGAAGAAGAAGCCCCCGCGCGTATTCGTCACCCAGCATCCGACGTCCACGTGGAAGCGCCTCAGCCGCCCGCCTCTTTCGAACCGGGAGGCGCGTGACATGGTGACGGACAAACGTTTGGTCGCCGTGGCATTAGCAAAAAAGCACGATCAGCCAATTCACACCTATTGTCTTAACGGCCCGCCTGAAAAAATCTGATATTTAAAGAGCAGAGGCGCTCTAGATCCACGCAGTCTCTCACGGTTCCTTCCATATTTTATTAtgcacgcagagagagagagagagagagagagtgagtgagttGTGGGGGAAGTGTTAATCCAACGTAGAAAGCTGATGATCAAAtcgaaaaacccaaaaagaaacgtCGAAAGCTGAGGTACGAGAATTGCCGTCATTTAAAATAGGATGAACAAGAGTAGTGGAGGGTTTGGTTCGTGCTTTGATATTACTGGCACTGGGCGACCGCTTTGTGGCGTTGGGCGAGCAGTAACGATCTCCACGGAGATGTGAAGAGACAAAAGCTCCTTCTTTTCTTGCAGGTATGAACCTCTGAACGAGtgtttctcttctcttcctctgtTCTATTCTCTGTTTTTCCCTGATTCGCTTGTTCTTTTCTGTACTCTGGAGTTGAAGTTTCAAAACCCAGAAGTGGATGTCTGTTCTCTTCCAGTTGTTTCCTTTGAAATGTCGTAACTTTATCTGTAGCATCATTGTCGTTATTTCGTTCTTGTGATGAGGTGTGTGAGCTGTTAAGTTTGCTCTTTCCTAATTGACACTCCGCTTTAAACATTTTCtgactctctcttttttccctcccttctGTTTCCGTTTCTGATTAGTTGCGTATAAGGTCTATCAATTCCCTTATTTTGCTCCATTTTCCCATTCAAAGATATTTCCTTGAATTTCCAGGAATTCAATTCCCCCAAGATTTTTGAGCTGGCACCATTTTCTTAAACATTCCCCATAattcatctctctttctctctctctctctctcttaagaaCTGAAGAAATTGTGTTGCTCTCTGTTCTTGGGAGAACGCGGGTTTCTTTCTTGGCCATGGCCAGTGAGGTGAATTCTCAAAATAATTGGTGAGTACTGTTCCTGATGATACTAAGTAACTCGATCGTATCGGTCATGCCATGTAGTGCGAGAGTTTACTTCTCAAAGAAATTATCTTTGGGCGAAAAAAtgctttctttcccttttactTTTATGCAAAATGGAGTGCAGAACCTTCGAGCTTCTGGAATGAGTACTGTGAATTGGATAGAGAACCATTGAAGGAACTCTGATTTTCTGGGGATCTTGTTTGGACTTTTTATGGTTAACTAGTGGGAATAATAGTGAGTAGGGAATTGTTTTCGTGCGCCAAGAAAACACAAAGTGATAGGGAAAGCAATGGCGGCTGCGTTGTCCATTTTGTTGTCCAACTTGCAATGACAACTTGCTGAGAAACTGTGAGGAACCTGTCGTTTCTTGTGATTGCGAGGATGATTTTGCCACAAACTTCCAAATAGTCAAAATTACTGTGTGTCTCATTGTGCCATATTATCAGGTAATTACCAATTAGCTTCAGTGTTTGTTTAAGTACAAATTTTGGGATGTTACAACTTCTTCCATACAACATATTCTCAATCTGGATGGCTCAATCTATAATACGGCTGCCCAATCAATCACACAGTACAAAATGTTCGGTAGGTAACATCTCGAGGgtgaaaacaatgaaaagcgTGGCAGTTTGCTGTCCGCCATAGGTTGATAGATGGATGAAGTAGTTCTCCAGAGCACTTAGACTTCCCTCAAGGTGggagggggaaagagagagagatctaacCAACCAATAGTTAAACAGTGCTCGGTTGACGGTAGTTGTGCCTGTGTCATTGACGGGTCAATAATTTGTAGATGAAATGGAATCAAGTTGTATGTGGTTGACCTCTCAACTATTTCTTTTCCTGATAATGGGGCATCTGCTACTATTTGCATACTCATTAATGCCTGTTGGGTGGAGCAGTGAGTCTCTAAACATTTCTTAGGATTGATGTCAAAGTTATTACATGTTATGGAAGTAATATCATTTTGTAGACATCTTATTTGCTGTGTTCACCAGTAACCTGTTTGATAAGATTTTGTTTCAAGAACACTGTTAAGTCAAGGGGAGAGCAGTTGGAGACTCAAATGGAATTCTTCATTAGACAGTATTGCTAGTGAAGATTattacataaatttttttccatgttcCTGTTTATTCTCAGTGCAATGCAACGGaaactttggaaattttgctGGACCAATTTGCTTCGCAATCTTGACCTagtaattttatattatttgtGCAGATTATGCTATCATGATAGGAGCATATCTTCAAATTACAGAGAGGAACAGTGATTGCGGTAATTCTGAAATCCAGTTTATGGCCTCAAGAAGGTTTTTTgagtttgaaaacaaaaaactgCCTCGACTGGAATGTCCCCTATGTGAATAATTAGAGTAATGGCAAATTTTGATCACATTGGCGATTCTGATGCCCCGTTTTACAGGTTAAAGAGATAGAGACCACCTTCCTTGTGTGAATTTTCTTTATAATGGCTAAAGTCTGTTGGCCATACTTCGATCCTGAGTATGAGAACCTCAGCACAAGGATCAACCCTCCGAGGTTCTCCTCTCTCTGAATTATTAATGTCCGAGTAATGTAGATGAAATATGGGCCTTTTCCATTGTTTCTCGCTGTTTTGCATCATTCTCGTTTTTCAGTGGGAGCACATTTTTATTTCAATGCCTCTTGCAGGGTGTCTGTAGACAATACCAGTTGCAGCGATTGCACACTTGTCAAGGTAAGATTTTTTCTTACAAGTAGAAAGGTGGGAGGGGCGGCTAGCAACCCTGGGTGTTCCCCACCCATGACAGAGTGAATACCTCTGTTGAGGTCCTCTCGAAGTCAGTAGCTTTAGCCCTAGATTTTATTTGAGTAATAGAAGGCTTTGTAAATATGATTGCCTCTTCTCTAATCTTTTCTTAGGCTTGGTTATTCTGTTATGCGGAATTGCAATATAAAGCAATGTCTTCGAGAAAATGATGCTGATCAACTATGCGATGTTTGCTTGTACAAGAAGGCAAAAGACAGATCGTTCatgttttgtttatttgtaaactcCTCTGACAGCAAAACAGTAGTCTTAGAAATGACCAATAAAAGTCATGCAATCTAGCTTGACACTCTGGTTTGGAAGAGTAGTCATCTACATTTGCATACTCAGAATGCACTACAGTCACAAAATTTCTGGTAATTAGGGTACATGATAAGTATGCTTTGTGATATCCAGGTTGATAGCATGAATAAACCTGGGATACTGCTAGAAGTTGTACAAATACTGTCAGACCTTGATCTTATCATCACCAAGGCCTACATCTCCTCTGATGGAGGATGGTTTATGGACGGTACGAGTGCCAAAGATTCTAGGATTGGAGAGTCGGTCATGGCAATCTCATAATCCTCACTGTGCAACTTATCTTTATGTCAATTATTACATCAAGCACGAGTAGTGacgttttattttctttgaaccGGCAGTGTTTCATGTCACTGATCACCACGGAAAGAAACTCACGGATTCTAAAACCATTGACTATATAGAGAAAGTAAGTTATTTTCACTGTTTCTTGAATCTGCATTTACTGCTTTCTGTGTGTCAGAAAAAGAGAAGACTTAGCGCCTCTGAAATAGGTTTCACTGAGAGGTCTTTGACTTGATGAGGAAGAAAAGCGAGCCAACATTTTCATGCCAAGAATCCTCCCCTTTCTAACATTCTGAAAGGGAATCCTCTGATGTATTCTTTCCCACAGGCTTTAGGTCCAAATGGCCACCGCACAGATCGAACCAAGACCTGGCCGGGTAAAAGAGTTGGAGTGCACTCAATTGGTGATCACACAGCTATCGAGCTCATTGGCAGAGACCGCCCAGGTCTCCTATCTGAAATCTCTGCTGTCCTAGCAAACCTTGACATTAACGTGGTAGCTGCTGAAGTTTGGACACACAATAGGAGAATAGCTTGCGTCCTTTACGTCAACGATAAGATTAACTGCCGTGCGGTGGATGATCCAAACAGACTATCAATAATGGAAGAGCAGCTCAAAAACATCATCCGCGGGGATGACGATGATGAGAAAGTGGGCCGCACCAGTTTCTCCATGGGGTTCACGCATGTTGATCGGCGACTGCACCAGATGTTTTTCGCCGATAAGGATTATGAAAATTGTGGGGTGACAACCGATGCGGACAAGTATTCTCCCTTGATGAAACCCAAAATCACCGTTGAGCATTGTAAGGAGAAGGGGTATTCGGTGGTTAGTGTGAGATCCAAAGACCGAGCGAAGCTACTTTTTGACATAGTGTGCACGCTCACAGACATGCAGTATGTTGTTTCTCATGCTACCATATCGTCAGATGGCCCAGATGCATCACAGGTTAttccttgatatttttcccaaTTAGCTAGTACATCATCAAATTTCTCCTTCTAGTACAGACATGGAAAGACTACTCCCAAATGAAACAATATTGGTCACTCATACTGGCATCCATAGGCAAAAGTAATTCAATTGCATCGTCTGAAATGGCTTGGTCAGCACTGAATCATTGAAATTGTTTTGCATCAGTACGTTGTGCAGTAGCATCAGTGATGAAGAGTTAGACATTGATATCCTTCAGAAGATGACATTCAGCCTATTAGCTTGGCTATCTTATCTTCTGCACAACGCCTGCATGCTCATCTCTCTGATTGGCATAGTTAAATATCCAAACTGAATTGGAGCGACATAATCCATGGGCGACAAATTGCTCTGCTATTTACGGCTTAACTTGATCAGTTGAATCATGAATATGTGCTGAATTGGTTTTGTGATCTTTCAGGAGTATTACATTCGTCATATGGATGGTTGCACTCTTGATAGTGAAGGAGAGAAGGAAAGGGTCATAAAATGTCTGGAAGCTGCGATTCGGAGAAGAGTAAGCGAGGTGCGTGAGAATGCTCACAAAAATGAATCGGGAAGAATTCCCATTTCACCTACTTTCACACTTTCAATGTAGATACACAACCAACgaagaaaaattgcaattttgaaAACTACTATGAGTCCTTTAGTCATCCTCTTATTGCATTCTGTCTAAATGTTGATATTTTCCAGGGTTTAAGCCTAGAGCTCTGCGCAAAGGATAGAGTGGGACTGCTATCTGAAGTGACGAGGATCCTGCGAGAGAACGGGCTGTCGGTTACGAGAGCGGGAGTCACCACGGTCGGGGAGCAAGCCATGAATGTGTTCTATGTGAGAGATTCCTCGGGGAACCCCGTGGACATGAAAACCATCGAGGCGCTTCGCAAGGAAATCGGGCACACGATGATGCTGAATGTGAAGAAGGTCCCATCCAGTGGGAGCGCCAAGGCTCCCGAGTCCAGTAACTGGGCCAAAACAAGCTTTTTCTTCGGGAATCTGCTGGAGAGATTCTTGGCTTGAAAACCAATAAAAAGCAAAGAATGTCCATAAAGGTTGGTAACGAGCGTTCTCCAAATGTATAGAGAATAAGCCATCTGTTGACAAATTGTCGGCATGGCCATGCTTCCTTGCATCTGTGGTGGTAACTGTAAGATATGATGCTTGAAGTATGATTTGCTTTGAtcctctttcttgttttatgaCCAGAAACATCAAAAGCTGACATATAAATGTGAAACTTGCTTGTTCTTGGATCTTTGACTTGGCGACGTAACTCTCTTAGGAACTGTGAATAGTTTCTGGTTCTACTCATGCGAGGCATTATAAGTATTCTCCTGTGCAGATTCTTTTCTgtaactttctttttgtttctagTCTTTGATACAGTGAGAGAAAACACATGCCTCCAAAATCACAGAGGGTAGAAGCAGAACATGATATACATACATGATTAATCCCTGAAGGTGTTCTTTCATGACATCCAGTTTTCGCAAGCTGAACTAGCTTTCGTGTTCATTCCATCTTCTCTGACATTCATCCTAAGCCAAAGTTTGCAGTTCTTTTGC from Rhodamnia argentea isolate NSW1041297 chromosome 2, ASM2092103v1, whole genome shotgun sequence encodes the following:
- the LOC115739771 gene encoding ACT domain-containing protein ACR3, whose product is MAKVCWPYFDPEYENLSTRINPPRVSVDNTSCSDCTLVKVDSMNKPGILLEVVQILSDLDLIITKAYISSDGGWFMDVFHVTDHHGKKLTDSKTIDYIEKALGPNGHRTDRTKTWPGKRVGVHSIGDHTAIELIGRDRPGLLSEISAVLANLDINVVAAEVWTHNRRIACVLYVNDKINCRAVDDPNRLSIMEEQLKNIIRGDDDDEKVGRTSFSMGFTHVDRRLHQMFFADKDYENCGVTTDADKYSPLMKPKITVEHCKEKGYSVVSVRSKDRAKLLFDIVCTLTDMQYVVSHATISSDGPDASQEYYIRHMDGCTLDSEGEKERVIKCLEAAIRRRVSEGLSLELCAKDRVGLLSEVTRILRENGLSVTRAGVTTVGEQAMNVFYVRDSSGNPVDMKTIEALRKEIGHTMMLNVKKVPSSGSAKAPESSNWAKTSFFFGNLLERFLA